The following proteins are co-located in the Trichormus variabilis 0441 genome:
- a CDS encoding RiPP maturation radical SAM C-methyltransferase: protein MVDVCLVSMPYAAIERPSIALGILKSCLTQKGIQAIALYPNISFAEEIGLYKYAEISESSPHLLMGEWTFSGVAFPDFQPDHSEYLSILTAQRNSTKTQALWLVRNQAKAFIERVAQSILDLQPRIVSCSSMFQQHSASLALLRRIKELNQDVITLIGGANCEGSMGVTTHREFPWVDFVASGEGDDLFSKLCRKLLDKGRDVDVAELPYGVIGPAHRSMNILAQEAPRASIHDLDQVPTPDYDDYFQTLNISKLSPYITPGLPIETSRGCWWGQKNHCTFCGLNGAGLTYRSKSSNRVVEEFLQLSQRYDLRKFQVVDNILSMNHINTVLPIFAQLKEPYTIFYETKANLKRQQLQQLRDAGVRLIQPGIESMHDLALKLLNKGNSTVINIQLLKWAYEFGLIVLWNFLVGAPGESAEWYSELLQWLPWIVHLQPPSGVASIRYDRFSLYHNQPTNYGLELLPHKAYSYIYPISPEAMADLAYYFEDHSHQAGKKVLPEHQALAEWVNQWTEMFNSPNPPSLKIAEDNGEQIRIIDTRPCAINNEINLQGLAYQVYTACDRAVTETELLETLHTSYKLDVSWNEIQPVVDELQSYKILLQINGKMLSLAVTASTPYPRQYKDIESPSGYVDIIGFIRNNTKKLESPRPAWATLWM, encoded by the coding sequence GAAATTAGTGAAAGTTCTCCTCACCTATTAATGGGGGAATGGACATTCTCCGGGGTAGCATTTCCAGATTTTCAACCTGACCACTCGGAATATCTCAGTATACTCACTGCCCAAAGAAACTCTACCAAAACTCAGGCGCTTTGGTTAGTTCGTAATCAAGCTAAGGCTTTTATTGAGCGTGTAGCACAGTCTATTTTAGATTTACAGCCTCGGATTGTTAGCTGTAGTTCTATGTTCCAACAGCACAGTGCATCACTGGCTCTACTCCGCAGAATTAAAGAATTAAACCAAGATGTTATCACGCTCATAGGTGGTGCTAACTGTGAGGGATCAATGGGGGTTACCACTCATAGGGAATTTCCTTGGGTGGATTTTGTAGCTTCAGGAGAAGGGGATGATCTGTTTTCCAAGCTGTGTCGTAAGCTACTAGACAAAGGTCGTGACGTTGATGTAGCAGAACTTCCTTACGGTGTTATTGGCCCAGCTCATCGGAGCATGAATATACTTGCACAAGAAGCGCCTAGAGCGTCCATACATGATTTAGATCAAGTACCAACTCCTGATTACGACGATTACTTTCAAACTCTCAATATCTCCAAGCTTTCTCCATATATAACTCCTGGTTTACCTATTGAAACCTCACGAGGTTGTTGGTGGGGACAAAAAAACCATTGCACATTCTGTGGACTAAATGGTGCGGGACTCACCTATCGGTCAAAATCCTCAAATCGGGTGGTGGAAGAATTTCTGCAATTGTCACAGCGATATGACTTGAGAAAGTTCCAAGTCGTCGATAATATTTTGAGTATGAATCACATTAATACAGTTCTTCCCATATTTGCGCAATTAAAAGAACCGTATACGATTTTTTATGAAACGAAGGCTAACTTGAAGCGCCAACAACTACAACAGCTGAGGGATGCTGGTGTGAGGCTAATTCAGCCAGGAATAGAAAGTATGCACGACCTGGCCTTGAAGTTACTGAATAAAGGCAATTCAACTGTAATTAATATTCAACTACTCAAGTGGGCTTATGAATTTGGTCTGATTGTGTTGTGGAATTTCCTTGTTGGCGCTCCTGGAGAGTCTGCGGAATGGTACTCTGAGCTACTTCAATGGCTTCCTTGGATTGTGCATTTGCAACCACCGTCCGGTGTAGCATCGATCCGATACGATCGCTTTAGCCTCTATCATAATCAACCAACCAATTATGGGTTAGAACTTTTACCTCATAAAGCTTATTCATATATTTACCCAATTTCGCCAGAAGCGATGGCTGATTTGGCATACTATTTTGAGGATCATAGTCATCAGGCTGGCAAAAAAGTACTTCCAGAGCATCAAGCACTAGCAGAATGGGTCAATCAGTGGACAGAAATGTTTAATTCTCCAAATCCTCCGAGTTTAAAAATCGCGGAAGATAATGGTGAGCAGATCAGAATAATTGATACTAGACCATGTGCCATTAATAATGAGATAAATCTGCAAGGACTAGCATATCAAGTCTATACTGCCTGCGATCGTGCCGTAACAGAGACAGAACTGTTGGAGACTCTGCATACAAGTTACAAACTTGATGTTTCTTGGAACGAAATTCAACCAGTGGTAGATGAGCTGCAATCATACAAGATTTTGCTGCAAATAAACGGTAAGATGTTGAGTCTAGCCGTGACAGCTTCTACCCCGTACCCCAGGCAATATAAGGATATCGAATCTCCTTCAGGATATGTAGACATCATTGGTTTTATTCGGAATAATACAAAGAAATTAGAATCTCCTCGTCCTGCGTGGGCTACCCTTTGGATGTAA
- a CDS encoding cyclic nucleotide-binding domain-containing protein, with amino-acid sequence MTEILLKELTKSDIDWMITTGNQQELAAGTILIQERGSTEFFHILLDGTFSVTLSQPENNPLTRAFAAIEGEEISGREIGRLSRGEIVGESPLIGTRPPATTITSVEKSLVISIPIRELAAKLQQDVGFAARFYRAIAIIISNRIENTIDQLGRRNLAQSQPLRDVLFILGELHDSDIDWMMASGTPQKIPANTILIHEQGTVDALYILLDGKMSLSISLDERNPLVRAFAAIEGNEISGREIAKLSKGEIIGETPFIDGSLPPTTVKAIEHSVVLSIPRQQLAAKLQQDIGFASRFYRVIASLLDQRLQPMVSQLGYGRRVYSRGESLHEGLEYDDELDINTLDRMAIAGKRFDWMLERLKVS; translated from the coding sequence ATGACTGAAATTCTCCTGAAAGAGTTAACTAAAAGTGATATTGATTGGATGATTACTACCGGTAATCAACAAGAATTAGCGGCTGGTACTATTCTTATTCAAGAAAGAGGAAGTACTGAGTTTTTTCATATTTTATTAGATGGTACATTTAGCGTCACTCTCTCCCAACCAGAAAATAATCCTCTAACTCGTGCATTCGCAGCTATTGAAGGTGAAGAAATTTCAGGTAGAGAGATTGGGAGATTATCTAGAGGTGAGATAGTCGGAGAAAGTCCCTTGATTGGGACACGTCCACCAGCCACTACAATTACATCTGTAGAAAAGTCCCTGGTGATATCAATCCCAATAAGAGAATTAGCAGCCAAATTACAGCAAGATGTGGGTTTTGCGGCGCGTTTTTATCGAGCGATCGCCATCATTATTTCCAATAGAATAGAAAATACCATCGATCAACTTGGTCGTCGTAACCTAGCACAAAGTCAGCCTTTACGAGATGTACTGTTTATTTTAGGAGAATTACACGATAGTGACATCGATTGGATGATGGCTTCTGGTACTCCACAAAAAATTCCCGCTAATACCATACTCATTCACGAACAAGGAACTGTAGACGCGCTGTATATTCTTCTCGATGGAAAAATGTCTTTGTCTATTTCTCTAGATGAACGAAATCCTTTAGTGCGTGCTTTTGCAGCTATTGAAGGTAATGAGATTTCTGGTAGAGAAATAGCCAAATTATCCAAAGGTGAAATCATCGGAGAAACACCCTTTATTGATGGTAGTTTACCCCCTACAACTGTTAAAGCAATTGAACATTCTGTAGTGTTATCGATTCCCCGACAGCAACTAGCCGCAAAATTACAACAAGATATAGGATTTGCATCAAGATTTTATCGGGTAATTGCTAGTTTGCTTGATCAAAGATTACAACCAATGGTGAGTCAGCTTGGCTATGGTAGGCGAGTTTATAGCCGGGGTGAATCTTTACATGAAGGGCTAGAGTATGACGATGAATTAGATATTAACACTTTAGATAGAATGGCGATCGCTGGTAAAAGATTTGATTGGATGTTGGAAAGATTAAAAGTAAGTTAG